A window from Mycobacterium saskatchewanense encodes these proteins:
- the cydB gene encoding cytochrome d ubiquinol oxidase subunit II translates to MQLQELWFGIIGMLFLGFFVLEGFDFGVGMLMEPLARIGSGDPEPDRRTALNTIGPVWDGNEVWLIVGGAAMFAAYPGWYATVFSTLYLPLLAILFGMIVRAVAIEWRGKVDDTKWRGWADVGIAAGSWLPAVLWGVAFAILVRGLPVDATGHVHLSITDVLNAYTLLGGLATAGLFGFYGAVFISLKTYGAIRDDAHRFAVWLSLPVTGVVAAFGLWTQLAYGKPWTWLVLGVAVVAQLAAVLLVWRRVSDGWTFACTAVVVAAVVILLFGSLYPNLVPSTLNKQWSLTIYNASSTPYTLKVMTWVTLFMAPLTVVYQAWTYYVFRQRISADRIPPSIGLARRPS, encoded by the coding sequence ATGCAACTGCAGGAGTTGTGGTTCGGGATCATCGGGATGCTGTTCCTTGGCTTCTTCGTCCTGGAGGGCTTCGATTTCGGCGTGGGCATGTTGATGGAGCCACTCGCCCGCATCGGCAGCGGCGACCCGGAGCCCGACCGCCGCACCGCCCTGAACACCATCGGGCCGGTCTGGGACGGGAACGAGGTCTGGCTCATCGTGGGCGGGGCCGCGATGTTCGCCGCCTATCCGGGTTGGTACGCCACGGTGTTCTCGACGCTGTACCTGCCGCTGCTGGCGATCCTGTTCGGGATGATCGTGCGCGCCGTGGCCATCGAGTGGCGCGGCAAGGTCGACGACACGAAGTGGCGCGGCTGGGCCGATGTCGGCATCGCGGCCGGCTCCTGGCTGCCCGCGGTGCTCTGGGGTGTCGCGTTCGCCATCCTGGTGCGCGGCCTGCCCGTGGATGCCACCGGCCACGTGCACCTGTCGATCACCGACGTGCTCAACGCCTATACGCTGCTGGGCGGCCTGGCCACCGCCGGGCTCTTCGGGTTCTACGGCGCGGTGTTCATCTCGCTGAAGACCTACGGCGCCATCCGCGACGACGCGCACCGGTTCGCGGTGTGGTTGTCCCTCCCGGTCACGGGTGTGGTTGCGGCCTTCGGGCTGTGGACGCAGCTGGCCTACGGCAAGCCCTGGACCTGGTTGGTGCTGGGCGTCGCGGTGGTCGCGCAGCTCGCGGCGGTGCTGTTGGTCTGGCGGCGGGTATCCGACGGCTGGACGTTCGCCTGCACCGCCGTCGTGGTGGCCGCCGTCGTGATCCTGCTGTTCGGCTCCCTCTACCCGAACCTGGTGCCCTCCACGCTTAACAAGCAGTGGAGCCTCACCATCTACAACGCATCGTCGACCCCGTACACCCTCAAGGTCATGACATGGGTGACGTTGTTCATGGCCCCGTTGACGGTGGTGTACCAGGCGTGGACGTATTATGTGTTCCGCCAACGGATTTCGGCCGACCGGATACCGCCGTCCATCGGTCTGGCCAGGCGTCCGTCCTGA
- a CDS encoding cytochrome ubiquinol oxidase subunit I: MNVVDISRWQFGITTVYHFIFVPLTIGLAPLLAVMQTVWVATGNTAWYRLTKFFGKLFLINFAIGVATGIVQEFQFGMNWSEYSRFVGDIFGAPLAMEGLFAFFFESTFIGLWIFGWGRLPKLVHLACIWIVALGVNASAFFIIVANSFMQHPVGAHYNPTTHRAELDSIGALLSNNTARAAFTHTVTGALLTAGAFVAAVSAWWLVRSRTPASATPVAESDARTMFRPATILGCWVVLLAAVGLFFTGDHQGKLMFVQQPMKMASAETLCDTETDPDFSILTVGRHNNCDGVKGVIEVPYVLPFLAEGRTSDVTLQGVRNLQHDYEQRFGPNDYRPNMFVTYWSFRAMIGLLAIPVLFALAALWLTRGGRVPDQRWFSRFALVTIPAPFLANIAGWVFTEMGRQPWIVAPNPTGDQQVRFTVHEAVSDHAPGMVITSLVTFTLVYALLAVIWFWLQRRYIVEGPQEHDAEPAPPKAPSDDEVAPLSFAY, translated from the coding sequence ATGAATGTCGTCGATATTTCGCGGTGGCAGTTCGGTATCACCACCGTCTACCACTTCATTTTCGTACCGCTCACCATCGGTTTGGCGCCCTTGCTCGCCGTCATGCAGACGGTGTGGGTGGCGACCGGCAATACCGCGTGGTACCGCCTCACCAAGTTCTTCGGCAAGTTGTTCCTGATCAACTTCGCCATCGGTGTGGCCACCGGGATCGTGCAGGAATTCCAGTTCGGCATGAACTGGAGCGAGTACTCCCGGTTCGTCGGCGACATCTTCGGCGCCCCACTGGCCATGGAGGGCCTGTTCGCATTCTTCTTCGAATCCACGTTCATCGGGTTGTGGATCTTCGGGTGGGGGCGCCTGCCCAAGCTCGTGCACCTGGCCTGCATCTGGATCGTCGCCCTCGGAGTCAACGCGTCCGCGTTCTTCATCATCGTGGCGAACTCGTTCATGCAGCACCCCGTCGGCGCCCACTACAACCCGACCACACACCGCGCCGAGCTCGACAGTATCGGCGCCCTGCTCTCCAATAACACTGCACGCGCGGCCTTTACGCACACGGTGACGGGAGCCTTGCTCACCGCCGGCGCCTTCGTCGCCGCCGTCAGCGCGTGGTGGCTGGTTCGTTCCCGCACGCCCGCCTCCGCCACGCCGGTGGCCGAGTCGGACGCCCGCACCATGTTCCGCCCGGCGACCATCCTGGGCTGCTGGGTGGTGCTGCTCGCCGCGGTCGGCTTGTTTTTCACCGGCGACCACCAGGGCAAGCTCATGTTCGTCCAGCAACCCATGAAAATGGCGTCGGCCGAAACGCTCTGCGACACCGAAACGGATCCGGATTTCTCGATCCTCACCGTCGGCCGGCACAACAACTGCGACGGGGTCAAGGGCGTCATCGAGGTGCCCTATGTGCTGCCGTTCCTCGCCGAAGGGCGCACCAGCGACGTGACGTTGCAGGGCGTGCGTAACCTTCAGCACGACTACGAACAGCGTTTCGGCCCAAACGATTACCGGCCGAACATGTTCGTCACGTACTGGTCGTTCCGCGCAATGATCGGCCTGCTCGCGATTCCGGTGTTGTTCGCGCTGGCGGCGCTGTGGCTCACCCGGGGCGGACGCGTTCCCGATCAGCGATGGTTCTCCCGGTTCGCGCTGGTGACGATCCCCGCCCCCTTCCTCGCCAACATCGCCGGGTGGGTGTTCACCGAGATGGGCCGCCAGCCGTGGATCGTCGCGCCGAACCCGACGGGTGACCAGCAGGTCCGGTTCACGGTGCACGAAGCGGTCTCCGACCACGCGCCGGGGATGGTGATCACGTCGCTGGTGACGTTCACGCTGGTCTACGCGCTGCTGGCAGTCATCTGGTTCTGGCTGCAACGGCGCTACATCGTCGAGGGGCCGCAGGAACACGACGCCGAACCGGCCCCACCCAAGGCGCCCAGCGACGACGAGGTCGCCCCCCTCTCCTTCGCGTACTAA